Proteins found in one Streptomyces sp. NBC_00461 genomic segment:
- a CDS encoding LppU/SCO3897 family protein — MTTPPPQGQNPFAQGQQPYGQPQGQAPYPPQGAYPQQPGQPGFPPQGAAPYAPVPPQPSRKPSFKTIKNIVIVAVVACVAIGGYIASRDDANTAKVGDCMHRGNTSDSDPDLEVVDCSSAKAQFVVLAKIKGSYTTEIETSTKCEAAAKDFKYTYTESGDSSDFLLCLKDYTK, encoded by the coding sequence GTGACTACTCCGCCGCCCCAGGGCCAGAATCCGTTCGCGCAGGGCCAGCAGCCCTACGGCCAGCCCCAGGGCCAGGCACCGTACCCGCCCCAGGGCGCCTACCCGCAGCAGCCGGGTCAGCCCGGGTTCCCCCCGCAGGGTGCGGCGCCGTACGCCCCGGTTCCGCCGCAGCCCAGCCGTAAGCCGAGCTTCAAGACGATCAAGAACATCGTCATCGTCGCTGTGGTGGCCTGTGTTGCCATCGGCGGTTACATAGCCAGCCGCGATGACGCCAACACCGCGAAGGTCGGCGACTGCATGCACCGCGGTAACACCAGTGACAGCGACCCGGACCTCGAGGTCGTCGACTGCAGCTCTGCGAAGGCGCAGTTTGTGGTGCTGGCCAAGATCAAGGGCTCGTACACCACCGAGATCGAGACCTCGACCAAGTGCGAGGCCGCGGCCAAGGACTTCAAGTACACCTACACGGAGAGCGGCGACAGCAGCGACTTCCTGCTCTGCCTGAAGGACTACACCAAGTAG
- a CDS encoding CCA tRNA nucleotidyltransferase, with amino-acid sequence MPNVNEANLSALSQEPHRVPSEPLRVAPVADDLARRFQEAGFSLALVGGSVRDALLGRLGNDLDFTTDARPEDVLKIVRPWADALWEVGIAFGTVGAQKDGYQIEVTTYRSEAYDRTSRKPEVSYGDSIEEDLVRRDFTVNAMAVALPEKKFIDPHGGRDDLVARVLRTPGTPEASFSDDPLRMMRAARFAAQLDFEVAPEVVTAMTEMAERIEIVSAERVRDELNKLVLSGNPRKGLTLLVDSGLAEHVLPELPALRLERDEHHRHKDVYEHSLIVLEQAIELEKDGADLTLRLAALLHDIGKPRTRRFEQDGRVSFHHHEVVGAKMTKKRMTALKYSNELVKDVSRLVELHLRFHGYGTGEWTDSAVRRYVRDAGPLLDRLHKLTRSDCTTRNKRKAAALSRAYDGLEERIAQLQEQEELDAIRPDLDGNQIMEILGIGPGPVIGNAYKQMLELRLENGPMEHEAAVAALKEWWAEQG; translated from the coding sequence GTGCCGAACGTCAACGAAGCCAACCTCAGCGCCCTGAGTCAGGAGCCGCACCGCGTGCCGAGCGAACCGCTGCGGGTCGCCCCTGTCGCCGACGACCTCGCCCGCCGTTTCCAGGAGGCGGGATTCTCGCTCGCCCTCGTCGGCGGCTCGGTCCGGGATGCGCTGCTTGGCCGGCTCGGCAACGACCTCGACTTCACGACCGACGCACGCCCCGAGGACGTCCTCAAGATCGTCCGGCCCTGGGCGGACGCCTTGTGGGAGGTCGGCATCGCCTTCGGCACCGTGGGCGCCCAGAAGGACGGCTACCAGATCGAGGTCACGACCTACCGGTCGGAGGCCTACGACCGGACCTCGCGCAAGCCCGAGGTGTCGTACGGCGACTCCATCGAGGAGGACCTCGTCCGGCGTGACTTCACCGTCAACGCGATGGCCGTGGCGCTTCCGGAGAAGAAGTTCATCGATCCGCACGGCGGACGGGACGACCTCGTTGCGCGGGTGCTGCGTACCCCGGGCACTCCTGAAGCGTCCTTCTCCGACGACCCACTGCGGATGATGAGGGCCGCACGCTTCGCCGCACAGCTCGATTTCGAGGTGGCTCCCGAGGTCGTGACGGCCATGACGGAGATGGCGGAACGCATCGAGATCGTCTCGGCCGAGCGGGTACGGGACGAACTCAACAAGCTCGTTCTCTCCGGGAACCCACGCAAGGGTCTGACGCTGCTCGTCGACAGTGGGCTTGCCGAGCATGTGCTGCCCGAACTGCCGGCCCTGCGGTTGGAGCGCGACGAGCACCACCGGCACAAGGACGTCTACGAACACTCACTGATCGTTCTGGAGCAGGCGATCGAGCTGGAGAAGGACGGCGCCGACCTGACCCTCCGACTGGCCGCGCTGCTGCACGACATCGGCAAGCCGCGCACGCGCCGTTTCGAGCAGGACGGCCGGGTCTCGTTCCACCACCACGAGGTGGTCGGCGCGAAGATGACCAAGAAGCGCATGACGGCGCTCAAGTACTCCAACGAACTGGTGAAGGACGTCTCACGTCTGGTCGAACTCCACCTGCGTTTCCACGGCTACGGCACCGGGGAGTGGACGGACTCGGCGGTCCGCCGCTACGTCCGTGACGCCGGCCCGCTCCTCGACCGCCTGCACAAGCTGACCCGCTCGGACTGCACGACGCGGAACAAGCGCAAGGCGGCGGCTCTGTCGCGTGCGTACGACGGTCTGGAGGAGCGCATTGCTCAACTCCAGGAGCAGGAGGAGCTGGACGCGATCCGCCCGGATCTGGACGGCAACCAGATCATGGAGATCCTGGGCATCGGTCCCGGCCCGGTCATCGGCAACGCGTACAAGCAGATGCTGGAACTGCGGCTGGAGAACGGCCCGATGGAGCATGAGGCCGCGGTGGCCGCTCTCAAGGAGTGGTGGGCCGAGCAGGGCTGA
- a CDS encoding DUF6049 family protein — MAEAADFQGTHPSPARRWLRRTGALLAGAPLLAGLLQLPSAASADAAGQFPSQDASDTGSVSVALDSLSPDVLTDGDALTVSGTVTNNGKQTVTGAHVGLSVGPKLNTRSDVQDTAQRSDSVQGSTGPEVGGKYVEKFSKLTPGVAEPFSITVPVDKLDLGGDGVYQLAVSLSGQTSAQPWDKLLGIERTFLPWQPDEADTKTKTTFLWPLVSTVHMTAETGSNEQQTPVFLNDDLAKEIAPGGRLDEMLSLGKDLDVTWVIDPDLLASVDAMTRSYRVRTDNGSTTAGTHQAVAKQWLGELQQAVADKEVVALPFADPDLASLAHNGTSVSGSLSHLKEATDVVANTVEPILHVKANTDFAWPVEGAVDPSIIKVATSAGADKVIARSDSLQETAGLPYTPSAARPIGGGTTAVVADSRLSTVFQGDLTKASASTLAVQQFLAQSLTLDKQTNKQRSIVVAPQRMPTTRQAQAMAAALTALQGSNWSESQDLASTAKAKPDPGATTAVPSTSAYPPSLRKQELPRSAFDAIATTQDKLDNFQVILSDESRVVTPFGRAINRGMSTSWRGRPAGAESFRINVENHLTELTSQVKLIDKSDTKLSGRSATIPVTVQNNLVQGVEHLTLRLTSTSPTRLQIGGDAYQEQPVTVSGGHSQTVKFTTSAKANGQATVVAQLYTQDGQEYGDAVTFDVKVTEFTATVMLVIGGGFLLLVLAGFRMYTQRKRAAREAEEDGPGEAGGEPEDGPKNPEGPADHLKEESGTDARADDPEQPSDPTPDTAPESADPSGTGERVDR; from the coding sequence GTGGCCGAGGCGGCAGACTTCCAGGGGACGCATCCCTCACCTGCCCGCCGCTGGTTGCGGCGCACGGGAGCACTGCTCGCGGGGGCGCCTCTGCTGGCCGGCCTCCTCCAGTTGCCCTCCGCCGCTTCCGCGGATGCGGCCGGACAGTTCCCGTCGCAGGACGCTTCCGACACGGGCTCGGTATCCGTCGCCCTCGACTCGCTCAGCCCCGACGTCCTCACGGACGGGGACGCGCTGACCGTGTCGGGCACGGTGACCAACAACGGCAAGCAGACGGTCACCGGTGCCCACGTGGGACTGAGCGTGGGTCCCAAGCTGAACACGCGCTCTGACGTCCAGGACACCGCACAGCGCAGTGACAGCGTCCAGGGCTCGACAGGCCCGGAGGTCGGCGGCAAGTACGTCGAGAAGTTCTCCAAGCTCACCCCTGGGGTCGCCGAGCCCTTCAGCATCACGGTGCCGGTCGACAAGCTGGACCTCGGCGGCGACGGGGTCTACCAGCTCGCCGTCTCGCTGTCCGGCCAGACGTCCGCACAGCCGTGGGACAAGCTCCTGGGCATCGAGCGGACCTTCCTGCCGTGGCAGCCCGACGAGGCCGACACGAAGACGAAGACGACGTTCCTGTGGCCGCTGGTCTCCACCGTCCACATGACGGCGGAGACGGGATCGAACGAACAGCAGACGCCGGTCTTCCTCAACGACGACCTCGCCAAGGAGATCGCCCCGGGCGGCCGCCTCGACGAGATGCTGTCCCTGGGCAAGGACCTCGACGTCACCTGGGTGATCGACCCGGACCTGCTGGCCTCCGTTGACGCGATGACCCGCAGCTATCGTGTCCGGACCGACAACGGCAGCACCACGGCGGGCACCCACCAGGCTGTCGCCAAGCAGTGGCTCGGCGAGCTGCAGCAGGCTGTGGCCGACAAGGAGGTCGTGGCCCTGCCCTTCGCCGACCCGGACCTTGCCTCCCTCGCCCACAACGGCACGAGCGTCAGCGGCTCGCTGAGCCACCTCAAAGAGGCCACCGACGTCGTCGCCAACACCGTGGAGCCGATCCTTCACGTGAAGGCGAACACCGACTTCGCCTGGCCCGTGGAAGGCGCCGTCGACCCGTCCATCATCAAGGTCGCCACCTCCGCCGGCGCCGACAAGGTGATCGCGCGCAGCGACAGCCTCCAGGAGACCGCGGGCCTGCCCTACACCCCCTCCGCGGCCCGCCCGATCGGCGGCGGCACCACCGCGGTCGTCGCGGACTCCCGCCTGTCGACGGTCTTCCAGGGGGATCTGACGAAGGCCTCCGCCAGCACGCTGGCCGTTCAGCAGTTCCTCGCCCAGAGCCTGACGCTCGACAAGCAGACGAACAAACAGCGCAGCATTGTCGTCGCCCCGCAGCGGATGCCCACGACGCGCCAGGCCCAGGCGATGGCCGCGGCGCTCACGGCCCTCCAGGGCAGCAACTGGTCGGAGAGCCAGGACCTCGCCTCGACCGCCAAGGCCAAGCCCGACCCCGGTGCCACCACGGCGGTGCCGTCGACGTCCGCGTACCCCCCCTCGCTGCGCAAGCAGGAGCTGCCGCGCTCGGCCTTCGATGCGATCGCGACCACCCAGGACAAGCTCGACAACTTCCAGGTGATCCTCTCTGACGAGTCCCGGGTGGTGACCCCCTTCGGACGGGCCATCAACCGCGGGATGTCCACGTCGTGGCGGGGCCGCCCGGCCGGTGCGGAGAGCTTCCGCATCAACGTGGAGAACCACCTCACCGAGCTGACCAGCCAGGTCAAGCTGATCGACAAGTCCGACACGAAGCTCTCCGGACGTAGCGCCACGATCCCTGTGACGGTGCAGAACAACCTGGTGCAGGGCGTCGAGCACCTGACGCTGCGTCTCACCTCGACGAGCCCCACCCGGCTCCAGATCGGCGGCGACGCCTACCAGGAGCAGCCCGTCACGGTCTCCGGCGGGCACAGTCAGACGGTGAAGTTCACCACGTCGGCCAAGGCCAACGGCCAGGCCACGGTGGTCGCCCAGCTGTACACGCAGGACGGCCAGGAGTACGGCGATGCCGTCACCTTCGACGTCAAGGTCACCGAGTTCACGGCCACCGTGATGCTGGTCATCGGCGGCGGCTTCCTCCTGCTCGTGCTTGCCGGCTTCCGGATGTACACACAGCGCAAGCGGGCGGCACGTGAAGCCGAGGAGGACGGTCCCGGCGAGGCGGGTGGCGAGCCCGAAGACGGGCCCAAGAACCCCGAGGGCCCTGCAGACCATCTCAAGGAGGAGTCCGGCACTGACGCCCGGGCAGACGACCCTGAGCAGCCGAGTGACCCGACACCGGACACCGCACCGGAAAGCGCCGACCCGTCCGGCACGGGTGAGAGAGTGGACCGTTGA
- the murJ gene encoding murein biosynthesis integral membrane protein MurJ, which yields MNAPYDGDRGQAAGSSGPPEGPPPEHGQVQPQAPADMYLQDAYDQDPYRAQDLSAQDPVAEALYDRAAHPPPPPGTYQPQQPLYGRPPQSPYAPDPRVWAQTPAPEPGGPNQYLPYGDDPRTTQYVGVDDLVTQAGEERHEPDAFAHLFRDQQQGGHLASDPPSVPGPAAAPGGPSPAPQYQAPSAPAPTADETLNLGAMPAAAPASSQATAKKGGRATGLLKSSAVMAAGTMVSRLTGFIRSALIVSALGVGLLGDTFQVAYQLPTMIYILTVGGGLNSVFVPQLVRAMKEDEDGGEAFANRLLTLVMVALGGLTVLAVLGAPLLIRLLSDSVARDPAANEVGVTFVRYFLPSIFFMGVHVVMGQILNARGKFGAMMWTPVLNNIVIIVTLGMFIWVYGTAADSGMKVTNIPPEGQRLLGIGVLLGLVVQALAMIPYLRETGFRLRLRFDWRGHGLGKAVTLAKWTVLFVLANQAGAIVVSQLSTSAGKASPVDGTGFAAYANAQLIWGLPQAIITVSLMAALLPRISRSAAEGDGGAVRDDISQGLRTTAVAIVPIAFGFLALGIPMCTLIFGSSGISEATNMGFMLMAFALGLIPYSVQYVVLRAFYAYEDTRTPFYNTVIVAAVNAGASVLCYFVLPPRWAVAGMAASYGLAYAIGVGVAWNRLRKRLGGDLDGARVLRTYARLGIASVPAALLSGAACYEIGHTLGQGVVGSLAALLAGGVVLLGIFFVAARKMRIEELNSLVGMVRGRLGR from the coding sequence ATGAACGCGCCGTACGACGGTGACCGCGGCCAGGCCGCGGGCAGCTCGGGCCCCCCCGAGGGCCCGCCGCCCGAGCACGGCCAGGTGCAGCCGCAGGCCCCCGCCGACATGTACCTCCAGGACGCCTACGACCAGGACCCCTACCGGGCGCAGGACCTCTCCGCCCAGGATCCGGTCGCGGAGGCCCTCTACGACCGCGCGGCGCACCCCCCACCGCCCCCGGGCACCTACCAGCCGCAGCAGCCGCTGTACGGCCGGCCGCCCCAGTCTCCGTACGCCCCAGACCCGCGTGTGTGGGCCCAGACCCCGGCGCCGGAGCCGGGTGGCCCGAACCAGTACCTGCCGTACGGTGACGACCCCCGTACGACCCAGTACGTGGGCGTCGACGACCTGGTCACCCAGGCCGGCGAGGAGCGCCACGAGCCGGACGCCTTCGCGCACCTCTTCCGGGACCAGCAGCAGGGCGGACACCTGGCGTCCGATCCCCCGTCGGTGCCCGGCCCGGCAGCCGCCCCGGGCGGGCCGTCACCGGCGCCGCAGTACCAGGCTCCGTCGGCTCCCGCGCCCACGGCGGACGAGACCCTCAACCTCGGCGCCATGCCCGCCGCTGCCCCGGCGTCCTCCCAGGCCACGGCGAAGAAGGGCGGGCGAGCCACGGGCCTGCTCAAGTCCAGTGCTGTCATGGCCGCGGGCACGATGGTCTCCCGCCTCACGGGTTTCATCCGCTCCGCACTGATCGTCTCGGCACTGGGCGTCGGCCTGCTCGGTGACACCTTCCAGGTCGCCTACCAGCTGCCGACGATGATCTACATCCTCACCGTCGGCGGCGGTCTCAACTCCGTCTTCGTACCCCAGCTGGTGCGCGCGATGAAGGAGGACGAGGACGGCGGCGAGGCCTTCGCCAACCGGCTGCTGACCCTGGTCATGGTGGCGCTGGGCGGCCTCACGGTGCTCGCGGTCCTCGGCGCCCCGCTCCTGATCCGTCTGCTGTCCGACTCGGTCGCCCGCGACCCGGCGGCCAACGAAGTCGGCGTCACCTTCGTCCGCTACTTCCTGCCCTCGATCTTCTTCATGGGCGTCCACGTGGTGATGGGACAGATCCTCAATGCCCGCGGCAAGTTCGGCGCGATGATGTGGACCCCGGTCCTGAACAACATCGTCATCATCGTGACGCTGGGCATGTTCATCTGGGTGTACGGCACCGCAGCGGACTCCGGCATGAAGGTCACGAACATTCCGCCGGAGGGCCAGCGGCTCCTCGGCATCGGCGTCCTGCTCGGCCTTGTCGTCCAGGCCCTGGCGATGATCCCGTACCTGCGCGAGACCGGGTTCCGGCTGCGACTGCGCTTCGACTGGCGGGGCCACGGCCTCGGCAAGGCCGTGACGCTCGCCAAGTGGACCGTCCTGTTCGTGCTCGCCAACCAGGCCGGCGCGATCGTCGTCTCGCAGCTGTCCACGTCGGCCGGCAAGGCGTCGCCCGTCGACGGCACCGGCTTCGCCGCCTACGCCAATGCCCAGCTGATCTGGGGCCTTCCGCAGGCCATCATCACCGTCTCTCTGATGGCCGCCCTGCTGCCGCGCATCTCGCGCTCGGCGGCGGAGGGCGACGGCGGCGCCGTCCGCGACGACATCTCCCAGGGCCTGCGCACCACGGCCGTCGCCATCGTGCCGATCGCCTTCGGCTTCCTGGCTCTCGGCATCCCGATGTGCACGCTGATCTTCGGCTCCTCGGGCATCAGTGAGGCCACGAACATGGGCTTCATGCTGATGGCCTTCGCCCTCGGCCTGATCCCGTACTCCGTGCAGTACGTGGTCCTGCGCGCGTTCTACGCCTACGAGGACACCCGCACGCCCTTCTACAACACGGTCATCGTGGCCGCCGTCAACGCAGGCGCCTCGGTGCTGTGTTACTTCGTGCTGCCGCCCCGCTGGGCCGTGGCAGGCATGGCCGCCTCGTACGGTCTCGCCTACGCGATCGGCGTCGGAGTCGCCTGGAACCGGCTGCGCAAGCGGCTGGGCGGCGACCTGGACGGCGCCCGCGTCCTGCGCACTTACGCACGGCTCGGCATCGCCTCGGTGCCGGCGGCGCTGCTCAGCGGCGCGGCCTGCTACGAGATCGGCCACACGCTCGGCCAGGGCGTTGTCGGATCCCTCGCGGCCCTCCTGGCCGGCGGAGTCGTTCTGCTCGGGATCTTCTTCGTAGCCGCCCGCAAGATGCGCATCGAGGAGCTGAACTCACTGGTCGGCATGGTCCGCGGACGTCTGGGGCGCTGA
- a CDS encoding serine/threonine protein kinase: protein MAERSTAAVDVADNSGDKPLTAEADQSTADGVAQNRERDTEIDEAQGSGGTEGPEKASAPELHSGHKLARRYRLEECVTRLDGFSSWRAVDEKLRRAVGVHLLPADHSRARSVLAAARSSALLGDPRFVQVLDAVEENDLVYVVHEWLPDAVELTTLLASGPLEPHDAYQMVSQIASAMAAAHREGLAHLRLNPNAVLRSSSGQWRIRGLAVNAALRGISSDTPQRTDTESVGALLYAGLTQRWPYENDAYGLSGLPKDVGLIAPDQVRAGVHRGLSELSMRALANDGATASRHESPCTTPEELVKAVGEMPRIRPPEPSFTAPPEYQRTTYQQGTYGRPAPHRGATQPVPTPPAPLQSRTGKALKWAVSALLIAALGLGSWQLADALMDSSNKSDDTNKTQTTDGGDKGGTNQPPGGKPITVKRAFDFDPFGDQSEKPSDIGKAYDNTTATYWQTDYYLSANFGNLKSGVGIILDLGKVQQVGKVTVSFVGDTSVELRSASADAGAKPVTFSSYTKVASGSGTTVELKPGKSVKSRYLLVWLTKLPLQVDDGQWRARVADIKVTS, encoded by the coding sequence GTGGCGGAACGGAGCACGGCTGCCGTCGACGTGGCAGACAACAGCGGCGACAAGCCGCTGACCGCGGAGGCGGACCAGTCCACGGCCGACGGGGTGGCCCAGAACCGGGAGCGGGACACGGAGATCGACGAGGCACAGGGGAGTGGCGGGACCGAGGGTCCCGAGAAGGCCTCAGCACCCGAGCTGCACAGCGGCCACAAACTGGCCAGACGGTACCGGCTCGAAGAATGCGTCACCCGTCTGGACGGATTCAGCAGCTGGCGCGCCGTGGACGAGAAGCTTCGCCGCGCCGTCGGCGTTCACCTCCTGCCCGCGGACCATTCGCGGGCACGTTCGGTGCTGGCCGCGGCACGTTCGTCGGCGCTCCTCGGTGATCCCCGATTCGTCCAGGTACTCGACGCCGTCGAGGAGAACGACCTGGTCTACGTCGTGCACGAGTGGCTGCCCGACGCCGTCGAGCTGACCACTCTGCTCGCCTCCGGTCCGCTGGAGCCGCACGACGCCTACCAGATGGTCAGTCAGATCGCCTCCGCGATGGCTGCCGCGCACCGCGAGGGTCTGGCCCACCTGCGCCTGAACCCCAACGCCGTGCTGCGCTCCTCCAGCGGCCAGTGGCGTATCCGCGGCCTCGCCGTCAACGCCGCGCTGCGCGGCATCAGTTCGGACACCCCGCAGCGCACCGACACGGAGTCCGTCGGCGCGCTCCTGTACGCCGGGCTCACTCAGCGCTGGCCGTACGAGAACGACGCGTACGGCCTGTCGGGGCTGCCCAAGGACGTCGGCCTGATCGCGCCCGACCAGGTGCGGGCGGGCGTCCACCGCGGTCTGTCCGAGCTCTCCATGCGCGCACTCGCCAACGACGGGGCGACTGCCTCCCGTCACGAGTCGCCGTGCACGACGCCCGAGGAACTGGTGAAGGCCGTCGGCGAGATGCCCCGTATCCGCCCGCCGGAGCCCTCGTTCACCGCGCCCCCGGAGTACCAGCGCACCACGTACCAACAGGGCACGTACGGCCGCCCGGCACCCCACCGCGGCGCCACCCAGCCGGTCCCGACTCCTCCGGCACCACTGCAGAGCCGCACAGGCAAGGCCCTGAAGTGGGCCGTCTCGGCCCTCCTCATCGCCGCCCTGGGCCTGGGCAGCTGGCAGCTCGCGGACGCCCTCATGGACAGCAGCAACAAGTCGGACGACACGAACAAGACGCAGACGACGGATGGGGGAGACAAGGGCGGCACGAACCAGCCGCCCGGCGGCAAGCCCATCACCGTCAAGCGGGCCTTTGACTTCGACCCGTTCGGCGACCAGTCCGAGAAGCCCTCGGACATAGGGAAGGCTTACGACAACACCACGGCCACGTACTGGCAGACGGACTACTACCTGAGCGCGAACTTCGGCAACCTTAAGTCGGGCGTCGGTATCATCCTCGACCTCGGCAAGGTCCAGCAGGTCGGGAAGGTGACTGTCTCTTTCGTGGGAGACACTTCGGTCGAACTCCGCAGCGCGAGCGCCGACGCGGGCGCTAAGCCGGTGACCTTCTCCTCCTACACCAAGGTCGCCTCGGGCTCAGGGACCACTGTGGAACTCAAGCCCGGCAAGTCCGTCAAGTCTCGATACCTCTTGGTGTGGCTGACCAAGCTGCCTCTGCAAGTCGACGATGGGCAATGGCGCGCCAGAGTGGCCGACATCAAGGTGACCAGCTGA
- the sigM gene encoding RNA polymerase sigma factor SigM translates to MDETASDSVSDHDLLTRHVAGDPDAFGELVRRHRDRLWAVALRTLGDREEAADAVQDALVSAYRAAHTFRGQSAVTTWLHRITVNACLDRARKAASRKTSPVDDTERLEQLLEPHEEASAPAERNDLHRQLLEALGTLPPDQRAALVLVDMQGYPVAEAAHLLDVPTGTVKSRCARGRARLLPLLTHLRPENSGGAKERSERRNRTQGTSVPPAAGPPTDGSRDTGPSDSAAVKGGGGRA, encoded by the coding sequence TTGGACGAGACCGCGAGCGATTCCGTCAGCGACCATGATCTCCTCACCCGTCATGTCGCCGGCGACCCGGACGCCTTCGGTGAGCTTGTGCGGCGTCATCGTGATCGCCTGTGGGCGGTGGCCCTGCGGACGCTGGGAGACCGCGAGGAGGCCGCTGACGCCGTTCAGGACGCCCTTGTGTCGGCCTATCGGGCCGCCCACACCTTCCGGGGACAGTCGGCCGTCACGACGTGGCTGCACCGGATCACGGTGAACGCCTGCCTGGACCGCGCACGCAAGGCCGCCTCACGCAAGACCTCGCCGGTCGACGACACCGAGCGGCTGGAGCAGCTGCTGGAGCCGCACGAGGAGGCATCGGCTCCCGCGGAGCGCAACGACCTGCACCGTCAGCTGCTGGAAGCCCTCGGCACCCTCCCGCCCGACCAGCGCGCCGCCCTCGTCCTCGTCGACATGCAGGGGTACCCGGTCGCCGAAGCCGCGCACCTCCTCGACGTCCCGACCGGCACGGTGAAGAGCCGCTGCGCCCGTGGCAGAGCCAGACTCCTACCGCTCCTCACTCATCTGCGGCCGGAAAACTCCGGTGGCGCAAAGGAACGGAGTGAGAGGCGGAACCGGACGCAGGGGACATCCGTCCCACCGGCAGCGGGACCGCCGACCGACGGTTCACGCGATACCGGGCCGAGTGATTCAGCTGCAGTGAAGGGCGGAGGTGGGCGAGCGTGA
- a CDS encoding anti-sigma factor family protein: MTSTTDMAGHPDVAEISDLTEGLLPASRTADIRRHLDECELCADVHMSLEEIRGLLGSMPGPTRMPADVAGRIDAALAAEALLNATSPAATDTPTLVSSSRSMNDTGDGHDSPDVSRETSATANRPAGHARASTTGPGRKERKRGGRRRVAILGTVFTVAALGLGSVLLASLNDGKSPTSQAQGRESTGADTFSEAKLGNQVAGLLKSKDSDSRSHAPHSLGVEGGSNQPKIFKEPTVPDCVRKGIGRTDPALAMKQGTYEGTDVLLVVMSDASASSRVTAYIVDSTCVSHPSSAKAKVLLKHSYNRP, from the coding sequence GTGACATCCACGACGGACATGGCCGGACACCCGGACGTCGCCGAAATCTCCGACCTCACCGAGGGGCTGCTTCCAGCGTCCCGGACCGCCGACATACGACGGCACCTGGACGAGTGCGAACTCTGCGCGGACGTCCACATGTCCCTGGAGGAGATCCGAGGGCTGCTGGGCTCGATGCCGGGCCCGACACGCATGCCCGCCGATGTCGCCGGCCGGATCGACGCCGCGCTCGCTGCTGAGGCACTGCTGAACGCGACCTCACCCGCTGCCACTGACACCCCGACACTCGTCAGCTCTTCCCGTTCCATGAACGACACCGGCGACGGCCACGACAGCCCGGATGTTTCACGTGAAACATCGGCAACGGCGAACCGGCCCGCAGGACACGCCCGGGCCTCCACCACCGGACCGGGCCGCAAGGAACGCAAGCGGGGCGGACGCCGCAGGGTCGCCATCCTGGGCACCGTCTTCACGGTCGCCGCACTGGGCTTGGGTTCCGTCCTCCTGGCATCGCTGAACGATGGAAAGTCGCCCACTTCTCAGGCCCAGGGCCGGGAGTCCACCGGCGCGGACACCTTCTCAGAGGCCAAGCTGGGGAATCAGGTCGCCGGTCTCCTCAAGAGCAAGGACTCAGACAGCCGCTCCCATGCTCCCCACAGCCTCGGCGTGGAGGGCGGTTCCAACCAGCCCAAGATCTTCAAAGAGCCCACGGTCCCGGACTGTGTTCGTAAGGGCATCGGACGCACCGACCCGGCGCTCGCCATGAAGCAAGGGACCTACGAGGGGACGGACGTGCTGCTCGTGGTCATGTCCGACGCTTCCGCGAGTTCCAGGGTGACCGCGTACATCGTGGATTCGACCTGTGTGAGTCATCCGTCGTCCGCCAAGGCGAAGGTTCTCCTGAAGCACTCCTACAACCGTCCCTGA